In the genome of Tripterygium wilfordii isolate XIE 37 chromosome 19, ASM1340144v1, whole genome shotgun sequence, one region contains:
- the LOC119985496 gene encoding stemmadenine O-acetyltransferase-like: protein MEIELISRECVNPSSPTPHHLRTYKISLIDQFGGQGFTSSLFFYPPGQATSISMTKRSQLLKHSLSRTLTLYYPIAGRFIDNLSIDCNDKGICYMVARANCDLQDYLKQPDLSKLAKFVPDEIICSEITPGGYVAMVQETAFVCGGLAIGIVVPHHVFDATSKMVFLKTWATMARGGAPIPPDFSSTCLFPQNTKFPQDPISPIIVGQIFGRDGNFVFKRFLFEGSTVSNLKSKATSSGVHNPTRVEVVLALLFRCVMSAMKAKYGVQKSILMSTAVNLRSRAVPPLPETSVGCLVLPKPIVIGEETDMCGFLGLIREGLSKINGEFFKSLQGTQGPQRFLEFAIQTGESYSKALFDGAEFIVFNSWCNAGMYDVDFGWGKPIWLPCLPLPLRGSVIALVDARMSNGIEAWVTLEEEIMSVVERDAEILSLASVDPSLLPINSLKSNL from the coding sequence ATGGAGATTGAGCTAATATCAAGAGAGTGCGTCAATCCTTCTTCTCCAACACCTCATCACCTTAGAACCTACAAGATATCTTTGATTGATCAATTTGGCGGTCAAGGATTTACTTCTAGCCTCTTTTTCTATCCACCAGGCCAAGCTACCTCCATCTCCATGACCAAGAGATCACAGTTGCTAAAACACTCTTTGTCACGCACTCTTACTCTTTATTATCCTATCGCTGGAAGGTTCATTGACAATCTTTCTATTGATTGTAATGACAAGGGAATTTGTTATATGGTGGCTAGAGCTAATTGTGATTTGCAAGACTATCTCAAGCAACCTGATTTATCCAAACTCGCTAAATTCGTGCCAGACGAAATCATTTGTAGTGAAATAACTCCAGGAGGTTATGTTGCTATGGTACAAGAAACTGCATTTGTTTGTGGTGGTCTTGCTATAGGCATAGTTGTTCCACACCATGTATTCGATGCAACTTCTAAGATGGTATTCCTCAAAACCTGGGCCACAATGGCTAGAGGAGGAGCACCGATACCTCCCGATTTCAGCTCCACGTGCTTGTTTcctcaaaacactaaatttCCACAAGATCCGATATCCCCGATTATCGTAGGCCAGATATTTGGTAGGGATGGTAACTTTGTTTTCAAGAGGTTTTTGTTTGAAGGATCAACCGTAAGCAATCTTAAATCCAAAGCAACAAGCTCTGGAGTGCATAACCCAACACGGGTAGAGGTTGTGCTTGCACTACTCTTTAGATGTGTCATGTCTGCAATGAAGGCAAAATATGGTGTCCAGAAGTCAATTTTAATGTCTACTGCAGTAAACTTGCGATCGAGGGCTGTGCCACCATTGCCGGAGACAAGTGTGGGATGCTTAGTTTTGCCAAAACCCATTGTAATTGGCGAAGAAACAGATATGTGTGGTTTCCTAGGCCTAATAAGGGAAGGCCTGTCCAAAATCAATGGTGAGTTTTTCAAAAGCCTTCAAGGTACTCAAGGACCCCAACGATTTTTGGAGTTTGCGATACAGACTGGTGAATCATATTCCAAGGCTTTGTTCGACGGAGCCGAGTTCATTGTGTTTAATAGTTGGTGCAATGCGGGCATGTACgatgttgattttggttggggGAAGCCGATATGGCTTCCATGTCTTCCTCTACCACTTCGTGGATCTGTGATTGCGCTTGTGGATGCTAGAATGAGTAATGGAATAGAAGCATGGGTGACACTTGAAGAAGAAATCATGTCCGTGGTAGAACGTGATGCGGAAATCCTTTCATTAGCTTCAGTAGATCCAAGTCTTCTACCAATTAACTCATTAAAGTCAAACCTTTGA